Proteins co-encoded in one Juglans regia cultivar Chandler chromosome 16, Walnut 2.0, whole genome shotgun sequence genomic window:
- the LOC109007493 gene encoding benzyl alcohol O-benzoyltransferase-like, producing MAASSQSLVFTVRRCKPELIAPAKPTPHEFKQLSDIDDQELLRFQVPAIQFYRHDRSMQGRDPVKVIREALAQTLVFYYPFAGRLREGPGRKLLVECTSEGVVFIEADADVTLEQFGDALRPPFPCLEELLFDLPGSGGVLHCPLLLIQVTRLKCGAFIFALRLNHTMSDAAGVVQFMTAVGEMARGARAPSVLPVWQRHFLNARDPTCLTCAHREYDEVIDTKGTGTITPLEDMACRSFFFGRTEVSAIRRFVPHHLIQSTTFEVIMACLWRCRTIALQFDRNEEVRMMSIVSARGKFNPPLPSGYYGNVFAYPAAVTTAGKLCENTNLGYALELVRKAKREVNEEYMRSVADLMVIRGRPFLTMVGSFLVSDVTRAGFGKVDFGWGKPAYGGTAECVVRHISRMGSFYMPCKNSKGEEGKGVGVCLPAPAMEIFVKELDFYLKNF from the exons ATGGCAGCATCAAGTCAGTCTCTGGTATTCACAGTACGAAGGTGCAAGCCCGAGTTAATTGCTCCAGCTAAGCCCACACCCCACGAGTTCAAACAACTTTCTGATATCGACGATCAAGAGCTTTTACGATTTCAAGTCCCGGCGATACAATTTTATAGACACGATCGCTCGATGCAAGGTAGAGACCCTGTGAAAGTCATCAGAGAGGCACTTGCTCAAACACTTGTGTTTTACTACCCATTTGCAGGTAGGCTTAGAGAAGGGCCTGGAAGGAAACTGTTGGTAGAATGCACGAGTGAGGGTGTCGTATTCATCGAGGCAGATGCCGATGTTACACTTGAGCAGTTTGGTGATGCTCTTCGACCTCCATTCCCGTGCTTGGAGGAGCTTCTTTTTGACCTTCCAGGCTCTGGAGGGGTTCTTCATTGCCCATTACTGCTTATTCAG GTGACGCGGCTCAAATGTGGCGCGTTCATCTTCGCACTACGCCTCAACCACACGATGAGCGATGCCGCTGGTGTGGTCCAGTTCATGACAGCCGTGGGTGAGATGGCGCGGGGGGCGCGCGCCCCTTCCGTCTTACCCGTATGGCAGAGACATTTCTTAAATGCGAGGGACCCAACATGCTTGACATGCGCGCACCGCGAGTACGACGAGGTGATCGACACCAAGGGTACTGGCACCATCACCCCGCTCGAGGACATGGCTTGCCGCTCCTTCTTTTTCGGCCGTACCGAGGTGTCTGCCATCCGTAGGTTTGTGCCGCATCACCTGATCCAGTCCACCACCTTTGAGGTTATAATGGCATGCCTTTGGCGATGCCGCACCATCGCACTCCAGTTCGACCGCAACGAGGAGGTGCGCATGATGTCCATCGTCAGCGCGCGTGGCAAGTTCAATCCTCCGTTACCGAGCGGTTACTACGGCAACGTTTTTGCTTACCCAGCAGCAGTCACGACTGCCGGAAAGCTCTGCGAGAACACTAATTTGGGTTATGCTTTGGAATTGGTGAGGAAGGCAAAAAGAGAAGTGAACGAGGAGTATATGCGGTCGGTGGCAGATCTAATGGTGATCAGAGGCAGGCCATTCCTAACGATGGTGGGGTCATTCCTTGTGTCGGATGTGACACGTGCCGGGTTTGGAAAGGTGGACTTTGGGTGGGGCAAGCCAGCTTATGGTGGTACAGCCGAATGTGTTGTGAGACATATTTCTAGAATGGGGAGCTTCTATATGCCTTGTAAGAACAGTAAGGGAGAGGAAGGGAAAGGCGTGGGAGTTTGCTTGCCAGCCCCAGCAATGGAAATATTCGTAAAGGAGTTGGATTTCTATCtcaaaaacttttga